In Streptomyces sp. NBC_00414, a single window of DNA contains:
- a CDS encoding M14 family metallopeptidase — MRFRDRRRRRSAALATLLALALAAPVAAMTDAGATPGAAPASDTDEIRQYEIHVHGSTSAVRTAIARTGVSIDEADEETVVVSGRAAQARKLRQLGYEVTSLGSAPDRSSAADADVGILDFPSADSRYHNYAEMNTEINQRLSAYPGIMSKRVIGKSYSGRDIIAIKISDNVATDESEPEVLFTHHQHAREHLTVEMALYLLRELGAGYGSDSRVTNMVNNREIWIVPDLNPDGGEYDIATGAYRSWRKNRQPNSGSSAVGTDLNRNWNYRWGCCGGSSGSTSSETYRGSAPESAPEVKVVADFVRSRVVGGTQQIKAGVDFHTYSELVLWPFGYTTADTATGMTADDRNAFAAVGQKMAASNGYTPEQSSDLYITDGSIDDYLWGSQKIFGYTFEMYPSSSGGGGFYPPDEVIERETSRNRDAVLQLLENADCMYRSIGKEAQYCA, encoded by the coding sequence ATGCGATTTCGTGACAGACGTAGGCGGCGCAGCGCTGCTCTCGCCACGCTCCTCGCCCTGGCTCTCGCGGCGCCCGTCGCCGCCATGACCGACGCGGGGGCCACCCCCGGGGCGGCCCCCGCCTCCGACACGGACGAGATCCGCCAGTACGAGATCCATGTGCACGGCAGCACCTCCGCCGTCCGTACGGCCATCGCGCGGACCGGTGTGTCGATCGACGAGGCCGACGAGGAGACCGTCGTCGTCTCGGGACGCGCCGCCCAGGCCAGGAAACTGCGGCAGCTCGGATACGAGGTGACCTCCCTCGGCTCCGCCCCGGACCGGTCGAGCGCCGCCGACGCCGACGTCGGCATCCTCGACTTCCCCTCGGCCGACTCGCGCTATCACAACTACGCCGAGATGAACACGGAGATCAACCAGCGCCTGTCCGCGTACCCGGGCATCATGAGCAAGCGCGTGATCGGGAAGTCCTACTCGGGCCGGGACATCATCGCCATCAAGATCAGCGACAACGTCGCCACCGACGAGTCCGAGCCCGAGGTCCTGTTCACCCACCACCAGCACGCGCGCGAGCACCTCACCGTGGAGATGGCGCTCTATCTGCTGCGCGAACTGGGTGCCGGGTACGGGTCGGACTCCCGCGTCACGAACATGGTGAACAACCGTGAGATCTGGATCGTCCCGGACCTCAATCCGGACGGCGGCGAGTACGACATCGCCACCGGCGCGTACCGGTCCTGGCGCAAGAACCGGCAGCCCAACAGCGGCAGTTCCGCTGTGGGGACCGACCTCAACCGCAACTGGAACTACCGCTGGGGCTGCTGTGGCGGCTCGTCCGGTTCCACGTCGTCCGAGACCTACCGGGGCTCGGCGCCCGAGTCCGCTCCCGAGGTGAAGGTCGTCGCCGACTTCGTCCGCAGCCGGGTCGTCGGCGGCACCCAGCAGATCAAGGCGGGCGTGGACTTCCACACGTACAGCGAGCTGGTGCTGTGGCCCTTCGGGTACACCACCGCGGACACCGCGACCGGGATGACGGCCGACGACCGCAACGCCTTCGCCGCGGTCGGGCAGAAGATGGCCGCCAGCAACGGGTACACGCCCGAGCAGTCGAGCGACCTCTACATCACGGACGGGTCGATCGACGACTACCTCTGGGGCAGCCAGAAGATCTTCGGCTACACCTTCGAGATGTACCCGTCGTCCAGTGGCGGGGGCGGGTTCTATCCGCCCGACGAGGTCATCGAGCGGGAGACCTCGCGGAACCGGGATGCCGTGCTGCAGCTTCTGGAGAACGCCGACTGCATGTATCGGTCCATCGGCAAGGAGGCGCAGTACTGCGCCTGA